GTGCAAGGTCAGACCCTTTCCTCTGAAACTCAAGGAAATATGCCATAGGATCTGTTTTTATAGGATGTTAGACTTGACTGAactatgtttttgttgttgttgttgagtagGAGCTCAATGCTGCCTTTGAGACTGAAGGGAAAAAACATAACCGTGACCGATTAATCCTCACAGCAAGTGTCTCTGCTGAGAGAGAGGTCATTGATGCCAGCTATGAAGTCAAAAACATTACCAAGTAAActaatcttttatttcataaatatttacattacacCCATGATCACAtgtcaaagcactttggtcaacatGACTTCCTCTCTATTCTAACAGGGACCTGGATTTCCTCAATGTGCTGACGTATGACTTTCACGGCCCCTGGGAAAATGTCACAGGACATCACAGTCCCTTATACGTGGGATCCCACGATACTGGAGACAAAATCTACTATAATACTGTAAATACCATGATTCATACATAGATTGTCTGAACCCCTATCTATGAACAGATGCACTCTCATCTTtattgtttcccccccccccacactttaGGACTCTGCCATGCAGTATTGGGTGGACAAGGGAGCATCTGCACATTTGCTAAATTTGGGACTAGCTGCATATGGGCGAgctttttccctctcctctgcatcCACTGATGTTGGAGCTCCAGCCAACGGCACTGGTGAAGAAGGCTGCTACACTGGTGAAGAAGGATTCTGGGCCTATTATGaggtattattatattactatgAGCTGTGAATGTAAgtaatttatattattagtgTTTTTTGTACAATAAAGGTGGGACCAGGCCAAGCGTGAACCAACCTTTAGACACAGTGGGATTACAGCTACACAAGTTGAAAGTGTTTcaaataatccttgtgatgaaCCAAGAATCAGAATTGAGGACAAACTAATTTCCGCTGTCTGTTGGCACGTAACATAGGATACAACTTGTGgactgtaaaacacaaagaacgATATTCTGGAAATATTCATCTCATTTAATTCCAGCTATGGGTTGCACTTTACTATGAACCAAGATTAGAGTACTAGCATTAGCTGCCTTACTCAGTTAGTTCTGTCCGTTGCCCAGCGATTCCAAAAGCAGGCCAATAACGTGAGGTTCAATTTCGCGTCATGTTGGGTCTGAACGCACCATAAAGGTCTGAACTCTATTTCTTTGCATCTATATGTGTAATGTGATGCTTCTTTTCAGACTTGCCTTTATACGAAAGGGGAGATGGTCCAAAGGATTCCTGATCAGCAAGTTCCATATGCCATCACAGAAAACCAGTGGGTTGGATTTGATGACACACGCAGCATTAGTACGAAGGTAACCATCTGTTAAATTTAATTATAACGATGCAAACGACTCACAACTCTGTTTAGACGTATACTGTGTTTTGTTAACATGCAGAAGTATTTTCCTCTTCGTCCTCTCAGGTCAGTTACTTAAAAGCAAAAAACTTTGGAGGAGCCTTTGTTTGGTCCCTGGACCTGGATGACTTCAGCGGAAATTTCTGTAACCAGAGCAAAAGTCCCTTCATCAGCCACCTGAATTCTCTCCTGGTTCAAAGtaagatattttaaaaagtgtgtgtagTGAGGTAGTgattgatatttttatatttaattaacaaGTTTCATCAGCTTTTATTAACTTGATGTTTTCTCGTGTTTTTTCCTAAACTTGTTTCTGTTTAGATATCTAAGTAGTGACGCTGaggaataaaaatgtatgatgtGATAATCAAGAAGCAATTAAAGCAATTAACCCAATGTTCCTGTTTTTGTAGGTTCTTCAACTTCCactaccacaaccacaactccaactaccacaaccacaactccaactaccacagCAACCACtccaactactccaactaccacgaccacaaccccaactaccactaccacaacagCTACTCCGactaccacaaccacaactccaacgaccacaacaacaaccccaactactacaacaactactccaactacgACAACAACCACTCCAACTACAAgaactactccaactaccactaccacaactccaactaccacaacaactactccaaccaccacaacaactactccaacaacaacaactattCCAACTACCAtgaccacaactccaactaccacaacaactactccaattaccacaaccacaactccaactagtacaacaactactccaactaccacaacaactactccaactaccacgaCCACAGCTCCAAAGACCACAATCGCAACTACCacgaccacaactccaactaccactactactaccacaacaactactccaactaccacaaccacaactccaacgaccacaacaacaaccccaactactacaacaactactccagctaccacaacaaccactccaactacaacaacaactactccaactaccacaacaactaccccaacaacaacaactattCCAACTACCAtgaccacaactccaactaccacaacaactactccaactactaaaacaactactccaactactacaacaactactccaactaccactaccacaaccccaactaccactaccccaacaactactccaactacaactactccaacaactactccaactactacaacaactactccaactaccacaacaactactccaactaccacaacaaccactccagctacaacaactactccaactaccactaccacaaccccaactaccacaacaactactccaactacaactactccaacaactactccaactactacaacaactactccaactaccacaacaactactccaactccaactactccaactaccacaacaactactccaactaccactaccactaccacaaccccaactaccactaccacaacaactattccaactaccacaacaaccacTCCAACTACAGCAACTACTCCgactaccactaccacaaccccaactacctctaccacaactccaactaccacaacaactactccaactaccacaactactccaactactacaacaactactccaactactacaacaactactccaactaccacaacaaccacTCCAGCTACagcaactactccaactaccacaaccccaactaccactaccacaacaactactccaactaccactacgacaaccccaactacaacaacaactactccaacaactactccaactactacaacaactactccaactaccacaacaactactccaactacaactactccaactaccacaacaactactccaactaccactaccacaaccccaactaccactaccacaacaactactccaactaccactaccacaaccccaactaccactaccacaacaactactccaactaccacaacatctactccaactccaactaccacaacaactactccaactaccactaccacaaccccaactaccactaccacaacaactactccaactaccacaacaaccactccaactacagcaactactaccactaccactaacCCAACCCCatctaccactaccacaactccaactaccacaacaactactccaactaccacaacaactactacaactactacaacaactactccaactaccacaacaactactccaactacaactactccaacaactactccaactactacaacaactactccaagtactacaacaactactccaactaccacaacaactactccaactaccacaacaactactccaactacaactactccaacaactactccaactaccacaacaactactccaactaccactaccccaacaactactccaactacaactactccaacaactactccaactactacaacaactactccaactaccacaacaactactccaactaccacaacaaccactccagctacaacaactactccaactaccactaccacaaacccaactaccacaacaactactccaactacaactactccaacaactactacaacaactactccaactaccacaacaactactccaactccaactactccaactaccacaacaactactccaactaccactaccactaccacaaccccaactaccactaccacaacaactattccaactaccacaacaaccacTCCAACTACAGCAACTACTCCgactaccactaccacaaccccaactacctctaccacaactccaactaccacaacaactactccaactaccacaactactccaactactacaacaactactccaactactacaacaactactccaactaccacaacaaccacTCCAGCTACagcaactactccaactaccacaaccccaactaccactaccacaacaactactccaactaccaatacgacaaccccaactaccacaacaactactccaacaactactccaactactacaacaactactccaactaccacaacaactactccaactacaactactccaactaccacaacaactactccaactaccactaccacaaccccaactaccactaccacaacaactactccaactaccactaccacaaccccaactaccactaccacaacaactactccaactaccacaacatctactccaactccaactattccaactaccacaacaactactccaactaccactaccacaaccccaactaccactaccacaacaactactccaactaccacaacaaccactccaactacagcaactactaccactaccactaacCCAACCCCatctaccactaccacaactccaactaccacaacaactactccaactaccacaacaactactacaactactacaacaactactccaactaccgcaacaactactccaactacaactactccaacaactactccaactactacaacaactactccaagtactacaacaactactccaactaccacaacaactactccaactacaactactccaacaactactccaactaccacaacaactactccaactccaactaccacaacaactactccaactacaactactccaactaccacaacaactactccaactaccactaccacaaccccaactaccacaaccacaaccccaactaccacaaccccaactaccactaccacaactccaacgaccacaactactccaacgACAACAGCAACTACTCtaactaccactaccacaaccccaactaccacaaccacaaccccaactaccacaaccccaactaccactaccacaactccaactaccacaacaactactccaactaccacaacaactactccaactaccactaccacaaccccaactaccactaccacaactccaactaccacaacaactactccaactaccacaacaactactacaactactacaacaattactccaactaccacaacaaccacTCCAGCTACAGCAAttactccaactaccacaaccccaactaccactaccccaacaactactccaactaccactaccacaaccccaactaccacaacaactactccaactacaactactccaactactacaacaactactccaactaccacaacaactactacaactacaactactccaactaccacaacaactactccaactaccactaccacaactccaacgaccacaactactccaacgaccacaaccacaactccaacgACCACAGCAACTACTCtaactaccactaccacaaccccaactaccactaccacaactccaactaccacaacaactactccaactaccacaacaactactccaactaccactaccacacccccaactaccactaccacaactccaactaccacaacaactactccaactaccacaacaactactccaactactacaacaactactccaactaccacaacaactactacaactacaactactccaactaccacaacaactactccaactaccactaccacaactccaacgaccacaactactccaacgaccacaaccacaactccaactaccacaacaactactccaactaccacaacaactactacaactactacaacaactactccaactaccacaacaactactccaactacaactactccaacaactactccaactactacaacaactactccaagtactacaacaactactccaactaccacaacaactactccaactacaactactccaacaactactccaactactacaacaactactccaactaccacaacaactactccaactaccacaacaaccactccagctacaacaactactccaactaccactaccacaaacccaactaccacaacaactactccaactacaactactccaacaactactccaactactacaacaactactccaactaccacaacaactactccaactccaactactccaactaccacaacaactactccaactaccactaccactaccacaaccccaactaccactaccacaacaactattccaactaccacaacaaccacTCCAACTACAGCAACTACTCCgactaccactaccacaaccccaactacctctaccacaactccaactaccacaacaactactccaactaccacaactactccaactactacaacaactactccaactactacaacaactactccaactaccacaacaaccacTCCAGCTACagcaactactccaactaccacaaccccaactaccactaccacaacaactactccaactaccactacgacaaccccaactaccacaacaactactccaacaactacaacaactactccaactaccacaacaactactccaactacaactactccaactaccacaacaactactccaactaccactaccacaaccccaactaccactaccacaacaactactccaactaccactaccacaaccccaactaccactaccacaacaactactccaactaccacaacatctactccaactccaactattccaactaccactaccacaaccccaactaccactaccacaacaactactccaactaccacaacaaccactccaactacagcaactactaccactaccactaacCCAACCCCatctaccactaccacaactccaactaccacaacaactactccaactaccacaacaactactacaactactacaacaactactccaactaccacaacaactactccaactacaactactccaacaactactccaactactacaacaactactccaagtacaactactccaacaactactccaactaccacaacaactactccaactccaactaccacaacaactactccaactacaactactccaactaccacaacaactactccaactaccactaccacaaccccaactaccactaccacaactccaactaccacaacaactactccaacgaccacaactccaactactacagcaactactccaactacgactaccacaactccaactaccacaacaactactccaacgaccacaactccaactactacagcAACTACTCCAACgaccacaaccacaactccaacgaccacaacaactactccaacgaccacaactccaactactacagcaactactccaactaccgctaccacaaccccaactaccactaccacaactccaactaccacaacaactactccaactactccaacaactactccaactactactccaactaccacaacaactactccaactaccacgaCCACAGCTCCCACTACTACCAGCACAACTCCCACTACAACAACtgcaatgacaacaacaactactccaactacaacaactactccaactactacagATAATCCCTGTAAGGGAGTGACGAGTGGGCTGGTCTCCAATCCCTCAGATAAAGGTTCTTATTACAGCTGTAGCCCGGATGGAGCGTTCCTCCAAACGTGTTCAAAGGAATTAGAATTCAAGAAAGAAACCAGCAGCTGCCAAAAAACAACTAttccaactaccacaactccaactaccacaaccccaactaccactaccacaactgcaatgacaacaacaactactccaactacaacaactactccaactacaacgaccacaactccaactaccacaaccccaactaccacaaccacaaccccaactaccacaaccccaactaccactaccacaactccaacgaccacaactactccaacgACAACAGCAACTACTCtaactaccacaaccccaactaccactaccacaactccaactaccacaacaactactccaactaccacaacaactactccaactaccactaccaaaaccccaactaccactaccacaactccaactaccacaacaactactccaactaccacaacaactactacaactactacaacaattactccaactaccacaacaaccacTCCAGCTACAGCAAttactccaactaccacaaccccaactaccactaccccaacaactactccaactaccactaccacaaccccaactaccacaacaactactccaactacaactactccaactactacaacaactactccaactaccacaacaactactacaactacaactactccaactaccacaacaactactccaactaccactaccacaactccaacgaccacaactactccaacgaccacaaccacaactccaacgACCACAGCAACTACTCtaactaccactaccacaaccccaactaccactaccacaactccaactaccacaacaactactccaactaccacaacaactactccaactaccactaccacacccccaactaccactaccacaactccaactaccacaacaactactccaactaccacaacaactactccaactactacaacaactactccaactaccacaacaactactacaactacaactactccaactaccacaacaactactccaactaccactaccacaactccaacgaccacaactactccaacgaccacaaccacaactccaacgACCACAGCAACTACTCtaactaccactaccacaaccccaactaccactaccataactccaactaccacaacaactactccaactaccacaacaactactccaactaccactaccacacccccaactaccactaccacaactccaactaccacaacaactactccaactaccacaacaactactccaactactacaacaactactccaactaccacaacaaccacTCCAGCTACagcaactactccaactaccacaaccccaactaccactaccccaacaactactccaactaccactaccacaaccccaactaccacaacaactactccaactacaactactccaacaactactccaactactacaacaactactccaactaccacaacaactactacaactacaactactccaactaccacaacaactactccaactaccactaccacaaccccaactaccactaccacaactccaactactacaacaactactccaactaccacaacaactactccaactacaactactccaactaccacaacaactactccaactaccacaaccccaactaccactaccacaactccaactaccacaacaactactccaactaccacgaCCACAGCTCCCACTACTACCAGCACAACTCCCACTACAACAACTCCTACTACTACAGATAATCCCTGTAAGGGAGTGACGAGTGGGCTGGTCTCCAATCCCTCAGATAAAAGTTCTTATTACAGCTGTAGCCCTGATGGAGCGTTCCTCCAAACGTGTTCAAAGGGATTGGAATTCAAGAAAGAAACCAGCAGCTGCCAATAACCTTAAAGAGTTGCaagttatattttaatatttatcctTATCAACTGAAGTAGTCACTATTACCAATAAAATAACTCCAATTTCTTATGATCAATCTACACataatttgaaaacacaatttatacTTTATCATTAACATTATAGATGAAACTAcgaacatttacatatttatttccaCAATCTCCCGCCACCAATCAAATGTCCTCTAATCCATGTATGTTTAATGtacaacattatttatttttaattattaacatgTCATACAAACAACTGTACTGTGTCGTTACAACTGCTGTCCTGATTCTATCCTTAAATCGTACCTGTATGTATGTTTTTGGTCTCCTTTCCTTAATCATTTATCTAACTTCATTTGCTTCATTATATGGTTGATGCATACACACTGTATGTTGTGTAAGTGTATCTAACCCTATTGCATGGATATGTTCTTGTTGGTCTTTATTTAGCACTCAACTGATCAGATTTGTCTTACATGGGGACACAATGGTTGTGTATACAATAATTCAACAAATGAAAGTTTCCcatatttagtttatttgtttgaagtTTGATTATTGGTTGGTTGTCATTTGTCTGTCAGATGCTTATGAGATAAACTGCCCAGTACCGTGGAAATAAGATAAGACCCTTCACTCAATTCCATTCCATGCTGCATACCCTTTATATTGCAGATGACAAAAGATTagaatttaaatagtttttaacaTCTCTTTTTATTGGGATTTTTGACATTGAGCATATCATTCATAAGGGAAAAGGGAGAATAAGAGGAAcaggattaaataaataacaaaataagtAATGAATTTATCAATTAATAGAAAATAGACAAAaaattgagatcagatacattcCTATTCACATGTACAAAACATAGCAGCAGAGCCTGAAGGTGCAGAACTCAGCACTAGTTACACATTTCAGACAATACTATGGTGTACTGTGAATTCATGTCAGATATGATGTGAGAGCTGAGGAACGTATCCAGAAAACAATTAatcagaaaaagagagaaaaatttgttgatgaaaaaatacattttaggaaATGTTGTGGGAAGAGAGGATATCGTGTAATATAGGTAGAGAGTTGGTTGGAGCTTCCAGTTTAATAATATCCCTTTACGTGCTAGAAGGGTTGCAGACTTTCTCATGATATATTCAGAGCCTGTTGGAACGGGATCTGATCCTTTTATTCCAAAGACAAGTATCCATAGGTCTCCCTATAATGACAGATAGTGCAACTGACATTGAATGCATGCACACTTTGTATTTAGTTACATTTTGCAAAGCCAACCAGTGCACCACTTTGAACTGTAAACACTTTGTTCAGGAAGATTCTTCCATGATAACTTTACCCAAATCATTAACAACTTGTACAGATATTCTTAGGCTACTAGCGCAAGTGCTAGTAGCCTCATTAGCAGTGCCAGTGAAGTCTCCACAGCACCTGCTAGCAGCAAACGGCGAAAAACAGTCAGGAGATATGACGCAGGTTACCTCCTATTTGGATTCAGTTGGAGCGGGACGGAGGAAGAGCCCAGGCCGCGGTGTGTGGTATGTGGCGATGTTCTCAGCAATGAATCCATCGCATTAGGGCAGCACGATATAAGAACAACATGCAATATGCGATAACTTAGTTtaatatcgcgatgacgatatgacttgcgataaataaacataaacagtccctggctacggAGACAGAGATCAGGGACAGCTCCACGAGgggagaaggcgcacagcccgTCCGCAGCGCCACCAAGTCggggcagacaccagggagcccTGCACAGCTCCGCTTAGTCCACACACAGTGTTAATgtggggtcttttcatacatgtttggactgAAAAAAACGTCAGTTTTCAGCGACTCTGTCATTCATTTACATCCTGTCTGGTGTCATTCGCGCTGTGAACCACGTCGAACCAAACGAAGCGCGTCGCCAActcctccagagagagagagagagagagaggaaaagagcgagCCTGACGGCTGATGAATGCGCGCGCTGCTCTGAAtaaagatttaactcattaattaaagtatcgatcattatgtgttGATATTGTGTCTTATCTTATCATTGACACTCTTCCTACCACTGATTTACACAAAACATGAGCATGTTTTCTACACTCGGCTGAATGtacagtccctgacaaaagtcttgtcgctTGGGTACAAGTTGACCTTAAGTGCccctcaaatatatttgtaatcaatttttttttacaagaaatggCTAATTTCAATCCCaacagcttttgaaataatgttttggtgcCAAACGAAACTGATGAAAAGCATTCTAACGTTCACAGCTTGGTAAAGCCCACTGAGTCAgtttttgcaaagacaaaagtcttgtcgccTTGTCATATGATGCACCCAATCCTAGATTACAGCCTCACCTGTgatcaataattgatcaatcaattagtGGGTGTGTATAAAAAGAACCCCAGCACACCAGACCTTCACGTCAACTGCAACTTGACCTCTGACAACATGCCTAAGATTCACCCTGAGACCAAAGCGTTGAttatcaagaggctgaagaccaGATCCACTGCTGAGGTGGCTGACACCTTCAATGTGTCTCAGCGTCAAgtacaaagaataagaaaaagatttgaagagactggagatgtttttgacaaGCCCAGGTCCGGCAGACCCCGCAAGACAACTGCTCGGGAGGACCGTTTGTTGGCTCGAAAATCCAAGgccagccccttttccactgcagcagagctccaccaGGCCTGGTCACCTCAAGTCCCCGTGTCAACCAGGACAGTTTGTAGAATTCTGTCTCGAAATGGCCTCCATGGTCGAATCAGTGCCCAGAAACCAGCACTAAACaaaaggcaattaaaaaaacgtgtggCATTTGCCAAGGCCCATAGCCTGCTAAAAGGATGGACGCTGGAAAAGTGGCAGAAGGTGGATTTCTCAGATGAATCTTCGGTTGAATTACATCACAGCCGCCGCAAATATTGCAGGAGACCTACTGGAGCCCGCATGGATCCGAGATTCACCCAGAAAACAGTTAAGTTTGGTGGCGGAAAAATCATGGTCTGGGGTTACATCCAGTATGGGGGTGTGCGAGAGATTTGCAGGGTGGAAGGCAATATCAATAGCCTAAAATATCAAGAAGTATTAGCTACCTCTTACATTCCCAACCATACAAGGGGTCAAATTTTGCAGCAGGATGGTGCTCCATCGCATACTTCCATCTCTACATCAAAGTTCCTCAAGGCGAAGAAGATCAAGGTGCTCCAGGACTGGCCAGCCCAGTCACCAGACATGAACATCATTGAGCATGTCTGGggtagaatgaaagaggaagcatgGAAGACGAAACCAAAGAATCTTGATGAACTCTGGGAGGCATGTAAGACTGCTTTCTTTGCTATTCCTGATgacttcatcaataaattgtatgaatcattGTCGAACTGCATGGATGCAGTCCTTCAAGCTCATGGAAGTCAtacaagatattaaatatggatCTCACAGCACCACTACTTAATTCACTGATGttatgcaacatatttttgtatttgaagtaaattatttgttcaattttCACATTACTCTCTGTAGGCGACAAAACTTTTGTCTTGCCAAAatctgacctttctgtgttcattaaatgatcaatctttcttcagtgaagcaaatttattttagtatattaaacataatttgggAGGGTTTTAGCTTTCATATGAGCCATTTCTAAAACCAATGGATAAATTAAAAGT
The sequence above is drawn from the Hippoglossus hippoglossus isolate fHipHip1 chromosome 7, fHipHip1.pri, whole genome shotgun sequence genome and encodes:
- the LOC117765014 gene encoding chitinase-3-like protein 2; translation: MCNIILTAGLCLVIASLGKRHGSSERLVCYFNSLAEDRPDAGKFTIEDIDPNKCTHLIYAFSDINEFNELVPTRRAEIFRYQLFNGLKTRNPSLKTLLAVGGPTFNKEKFTTMASTKQKRTTFIQSAVALLRIFQFDGLNLDWMYPVGAGGDPNNKQKFTLLCKELNAAFETEGKKHNRDRLILTASVSAEREVIDASYEVKNITKDLDFLNVLTYDFHGPWENVTGHHSPLYVGSHDTGDKIYYNTDSAMQYWVDKGASAHLLNLGLAAYGRAFSLSSASTDVGAPANGTGEEGCYTGEEGFWAYYETCLYTKGEMVQRIPDQQVPYAITENQWVGFDDTRSISTKVSYLKAKNFGGAFVWSLDLDDFSGNFCNQSKSPFISHLNSLLVQNI
- the LOC117765015 gene encoding mucin-2-like, which encodes TTTTPTTTTTTPTTTTTTTTPTTTTTTPTTTTTTTTPTTTTSTPTPTIPTTTTTTPTTTTTTPTTTTTTTTPTTTTTTPTTATTTTTTNPTPSTTTTTPTTTTTTPTTTTTTTTTTTTTPTTATTTPTTTTPTTTPTTTTTTPSTTTTTPTTTTTTPTTTTPTTTPTTTTTTPTPTTTTTTPTTTTPTTTTTTPTTTTTTPTTTTTTPTTTTPTTTTTTPTTTTTPTTTATTLTTTTTTPTTTTTTPTTTTPTTTTTPTTTTPTTTPTTTTTTPTTTTTTPTTTTPTTTTTTPTTTTTTTTTTTPTTTTTTPTTTTTTPTTTTTPTTTTTTPTTTATTLTTTTTTPTTTTTTPTTTTTTPTTTTTTPTTTTTPPTTTTTTPTTTTTTPTTTTTTPTTTTTTPTTTTTTTTTTTPTTTTTTPTTTTTTPTTTTTPTTTTTTPTTTTTTPTTTTTTTTTTTTTPTTTTTTPTTTTPTTTPTTTTTTPSTTTTTPTTTTTTPTTTTPTTTPTTTTTTPTTTTTTPTTTTTTPATTTTPTTTTTNPTTTTTTPTTTTPTTTPTTTTTTPTTTTTTPTPTTPTTTTTTPTTTTTTTTPTTTTTTTIPTTTTTTPTTATTPTTTTTTPTTSTTTPTTTTTTPTTTTTPTTTTTTPTTTTTTPTTTTTTPATATTPTTTTPTTTTTTTTPTTTTTTPTTTTTTPTTTTTTPTTTTTTPTTTTPTTTTTTPTTTTTTPTTTTTTTTPTTTTTTPTTTTTTTTPTTTTSTPTPTIPTTTTTTPTTTTTTTTPTTTTTTPTTATTTTTTNPTPSTTT